The Phoenix dactylifera cultivar Barhee BC4 chromosome 15, palm_55x_up_171113_PBpolish2nd_filt_p, whole genome shotgun sequence genome contains a region encoding:
- the LOC103711582 gene encoding heavy metal-associated isoprenylated plant protein 43-like — protein MVKRTVLKVDLSCQKCKQKLVHAVSGLEGVDKIEVDGAKSTLTVTGDADPIEVIARTRKVGKSAEVVSIGPPPPPPPPPPKLVQEKKPEQQQTIIHMPPACPACQQMGIGDAQHSSCSIL, from the exons ATGGTGAAGAGGACTGTGCTCAAGGTTGATCTCTCTTGCCAAAAGTGCAAGCAGAAGCTCGTACATGCCGTCTCGGGGCTAGAAG GCGTTGATAAAATCGAGGTGGATGGTGCCAAGAGCACTCTAACAGTCACCGGTGATGCCGACCCCATCGAAGTGATTGCTCGGACGAGGAAGGTGGGAAAATCTGCTGAGGTGGTGAGCATTGGTccgcccccgccgccgccgccgccgccgcccaagCTGGTGCAGGAGAAGAAACCTGAGCAACAGCAGACGATCATTCACATGCCCCCGGCATGCCCGGCGTGCCAGCAGATGGGAATCGGTGATGCCCAGCACTCGTCTTGCTCCATCCTGTGA
- the LOC103711547 gene encoding inositol-pentakisphosphate 2-kinase IPK1 isoform X4 — translation MAMVLGAEDAKDWIYKGEGAANVVLSYRGSSLFLLGKVLRIQKVPKGSTHSVNGCAVLSGHEKLLWGDVEELVESKSRDIAMQNYIKYVMSHMLGPKYIDDMIRVTVCREFLESIKKNVHDQRPAWRIDAAEVDALCDSAFLISDHSLFTGTPRVELCVAVEIKPKCGFLPSSEFITKANAIKKSVTRFRMHQFLKLHQGEISKVSEYNPLDLFSGSKDRIYQAMTALFATPQNNFRIFLNGSLIFGGLGGGMDSSAVRSHETNTAIEDLIKPCMVCKNSGDPELLDQYSSLHSLPLEKRLKIVRDYLIASTAKDCSLMISFRPVDSGSTGSGYNSIFLESSNQSFEYKARFIDLDMKPLEKMVHYYELDQKIVNFYMKSDDPGGTPYDSTTRGTKVRKIQYHQ, via the exons ATGGCAATGGTATTAGGAGCTGAAGACGCAAAGGATTGGATTTATAAAGGAGAAGGAGCTGCCAATGTTGTCCTGAGCTATCGtggttcttctctcttcttg CTTGGAAAAGTATTACGGATACAGAAGGTTCCAAAAGGCTCAACCCACTCTGTGAATGGATGTGCAGTCCTATCTGGGCATGAAAAACTTCTTTGGGGTGATGTTGAAGAACTTGTAGAATCCAAATCAAGAGATATTGCTATGCAAAATTATATCAAGTATGTGATGAGTCATATGTTAGGCCCCAAGTATATAGATGACATG ATTCGTGTCACTGTGTGTAGGGAATTTTTGGAGTCCATTAAAAAGAATGTCCATGATCAGCGTCCTGCCTGGCGAATTGATGCTGCTGAAGTTGATGCCTTATGTGATTCTGCATTTCTTATTTCTGACCATTCACTTTTCACTG GTACTCCTAGAGTGGAGTTGTGTGTTGCAGTAGAAATAAAG CCAAAGTGTGGATTTCTCCCATCTTCGGAATTCATAACCAAGGCAAATGCTATTAAGAAGTCTGTAACACGATTTAGGATGCATCAGTTTCTGAAACTTCATCAGGGAGAG ATATCAAAGGTAAGTGAATATAACCCACTTGATCTGTTCTCTGGATCAAAAGACAGAATATATCAGGCCATGACAGCACTATTTGCAACGCCTCAGAACAACTTCCGTATATTCTTGAATGGCTCTCTCATTTTTGGGGGCTTGGGAGGTGGCATGGACAGTTCAGCTGTTCGGTCTCATGAAACAAACACGGCTATCGAAGATCTGATCAAG CCTTGCATGGTGTGCAAAAATTCAGGTGATCCAGAACTCTTGGATCAGTATTCCTCGCTACATTCTCTTCCTCTTGAGAAAAGGCTGAAAATCGTAAGAGATTATCTAATAGCTTCTACAGCAAAGGATTGTAGTCTGATGATCAGCTTTAGACCTGTAGACAGCGGAAGTACAGGATCTGGTTATAATTCCATATTTCTTGAATCATCTAATCAAAGCTTTGAATACAAG GCACGCTTCATTGACCTGGATATGAAACCTCTGGAGAAAATGGTTCATTACTATGAGTTAGATCAGAAGATTGTGAACTTCTATATGAAGAGTGATGACCCGGGAGGAACTCCATACGATTCAACAACTCGAGGTACCAAGGTCAGGAAGATTCAATATCATCAATGA
- the LOC103711547 gene encoding inositol-pentakisphosphate 2-kinase IPK1 isoform X5 yields MQNYIKYVMSHMLGPKYIDDMIRVTVCREFLESIKKNVHDQRPAWRIDAAEVDALCDSAFLISDHSLFTGTPRVELCVAVEIKPKCGFLPSSEFITKANAIKKSVTRFRMHQFLKLHQGEISKVSEYNPLDLFSGSKDRIYQAMTALFATPQNNFRIFLNGSLIFGGLGGGMDSSAVRSHETNTAIEDLIKVSGLQLPSFLELVSETIFSSGVLDQLLATQKLDVLDIEGAIHAYYNIISQPCMVCKNSGDPELLDQYSSLHSLPLEKRLKIVRDYLIASTAKDCSLMISFRPVDSGSTGSGYNSIFLESSNQSFEYKARFIDLDMKPLEKMVHYYELDQKIVNFYMKSDDPGGTPYDSTTRGTKVRKIQYHQ; encoded by the exons ATGCAAAATTATATCAAGTATGTGATGAGTCATATGTTAGGCCCCAAGTATATAGATGACATG ATTCGTGTCACTGTGTGTAGGGAATTTTTGGAGTCCATTAAAAAGAATGTCCATGATCAGCGTCCTGCCTGGCGAATTGATGCTGCTGAAGTTGATGCCTTATGTGATTCTGCATTTCTTATTTCTGACCATTCACTTTTCACTG GTACTCCTAGAGTGGAGTTGTGTGTTGCAGTAGAAATAAAG CCAAAGTGTGGATTTCTCCCATCTTCGGAATTCATAACCAAGGCAAATGCTATTAAGAAGTCTGTAACACGATTTAGGATGCATCAGTTTCTGAAACTTCATCAGGGAGAG ATATCAAAGGTAAGTGAATATAACCCACTTGATCTGTTCTCTGGATCAAAAGACAGAATATATCAGGCCATGACAGCACTATTTGCAACGCCTCAGAACAACTTCCGTATATTCTTGAATGGCTCTCTCATTTTTGGGGGCTTGGGAGGTGGCATGGACAGTTCAGCTGTTCGGTCTCATGAAACAAACACGGCTATCGAAGATCTGATCAAGGTCAGTGGCCTACAGTTACCAAGCTTCCTTGAACTCGTTTCAGAGACGATTTTTAGTTCTGGAGTACTAGATCAGCTTCTAGCAACTCAAAAGCTTGATGTTCTTGACATAGAAGGTGCTATTCATGCTTACTACAACATTATATCTCAGCCTTGCATGGTGTGCAAAAATTCAGGTGATCCAGAACTCTTGGATCAGTATTCCTCGCTACATTCTCTTCCTCTTGAGAAAAGGCTGAAAATCGTAAGAGATTATCTAATAGCTTCTACAGCAAAGGATTGTAGTCTGATGATCAGCTTTAGACCTGTAGACAGCGGAAGTACAGGATCTGGTTATAATTCCATATTTCTTGAATCATCTAATCAAAGCTTTGAATACAAG GCACGCTTCATTGACCTGGATATGAAACCTCTGGAGAAAATGGTTCATTACTATGAGTTAGATCAGAAGATTGTGAACTTCTATATGAAGAGTGATGACCCGGGAGGAACTCCATACGATTCAACAACTCGAGGTACCAAGGTCAGGAAGATTCAATATCATCAATGA
- the LOC103711547 gene encoding inositol-pentakisphosphate 2-kinase IPK1 isoform X3, which translates to MAMVLGAEDAKDWIYKGEGAANVVLSYRGSSLFLLGKVLRIQKVPKGSTHSVNGCAVLSGHEKLLWGDVEELVESKSRDIAMQNYIKYVMSHMLGPKYIDDMIRVTVCREFLESIKKNVHDQRPAWRIDAAEVDALCDSAFLISDHSLFTGTPRVELCVAVEIKPKCGFLPSSEFITKANAIKKSVTRFRMHQFLKLHQGEISKNNFRIFLNGSLIFGGLGGGMDSSAVRSHETNTAIEDLIKVSGLQLPSFLELVSETIFSSGVLDQLLATQKLDVLDIEGAIHAYYNIISQPCMVCKNSGDPELLDQYSSLHSLPLEKRLKIVRDYLIASTAKDCSLMISFRPVDSGSTGSGYNSIFLESSNQSFEYKARFIDLDMKPLEKMVHYYELDQKIVNFYMKSDDPGGTPYDSTTRGTKVRKIQYHQ; encoded by the exons ATGGCAATGGTATTAGGAGCTGAAGACGCAAAGGATTGGATTTATAAAGGAGAAGGAGCTGCCAATGTTGTCCTGAGCTATCGtggttcttctctcttcttg CTTGGAAAAGTATTACGGATACAGAAGGTTCCAAAAGGCTCAACCCACTCTGTGAATGGATGTGCAGTCCTATCTGGGCATGAAAAACTTCTTTGGGGTGATGTTGAAGAACTTGTAGAATCCAAATCAAGAGATATTGCTATGCAAAATTATATCAAGTATGTGATGAGTCATATGTTAGGCCCCAAGTATATAGATGACATG ATTCGTGTCACTGTGTGTAGGGAATTTTTGGAGTCCATTAAAAAGAATGTCCATGATCAGCGTCCTGCCTGGCGAATTGATGCTGCTGAAGTTGATGCCTTATGTGATTCTGCATTTCTTATTTCTGACCATTCACTTTTCACTG GTACTCCTAGAGTGGAGTTGTGTGTTGCAGTAGAAATAAAG CCAAAGTGTGGATTTCTCCCATCTTCGGAATTCATAACCAAGGCAAATGCTATTAAGAAGTCTGTAACACGATTTAGGATGCATCAGTTTCTGAAACTTCATCAGGGAGAG ATATCAAAG AACAACTTCCGTATATTCTTGAATGGCTCTCTCATTTTTGGGGGCTTGGGAGGTGGCATGGACAGTTCAGCTGTTCGGTCTCATGAAACAAACACGGCTATCGAAGATCTGATCAAGGTCAGTGGCCTACAGTTACCAAGCTTCCTTGAACTCGTTTCAGAGACGATTTTTAGTTCTGGAGTACTAGATCAGCTTCTAGCAACTCAAAAGCTTGATGTTCTTGACATAGAAGGTGCTATTCATGCTTACTACAACATTATATCTCAGCCTTGCATGGTGTGCAAAAATTCAGGTGATCCAGAACTCTTGGATCAGTATTCCTCGCTACATTCTCTTCCTCTTGAGAAAAGGCTGAAAATCGTAAGAGATTATCTAATAGCTTCTACAGCAAAGGATTGTAGTCTGATGATCAGCTTTAGACCTGTAGACAGCGGAAGTACAGGATCTGGTTATAATTCCATATTTCTTGAATCATCTAATCAAAGCTTTGAATACAAG GCACGCTTCATTGACCTGGATATGAAACCTCTGGAGAAAATGGTTCATTACTATGAGTTAGATCAGAAGATTGTGAACTTCTATATGAAGAGTGATGACCCGGGAGGAACTCCATACGATTCAACAACTCGAGGTACCAAGGTCAGGAAGATTCAATATCATCAATGA
- the LOC103711547 gene encoding inositol-pentakisphosphate 2-kinase IPK1 isoform X1, whose amino-acid sequence MAMVLGAEDAKDWIYKGEGAANVVLSYRGSSLFLLGKVLRIQKVPKGSTHSVNGCAVLSGHEKLLWGDVEELVESKSRDIAMQNYIKYVMSHMLGPKYIDDMIRVTVCREFLESIKKNVHDQRPAWRIDAAEVDALCDSAFLISDHSLFTGTPRVELCVAVEIKPKCGFLPSSEFITKANAIKKSVTRFRMHQFLKLHQGEISKVSEYNPLDLFSGSKDRIYQAMTALFATPQNNFRIFLNGSLIFGGLGGGMDSSAVRSHETNTAIEDLIKVSGLQLPSFLELVSETIFSSGVLDQLLATQKLDVLDIEGAIHAYYNIISQPCMVCKNSGDPELLDQYSSLHSLPLEKRLKIVRDYLIASTAKDCSLMISFRPVDSGSTGSGYNSIFLESSNQSFEYKARFIDLDMKPLEKMVHYYELDQKIVNFYMKSDDPGGTPYDSTTRGTKVRKIQYHQ is encoded by the exons ATGGCAATGGTATTAGGAGCTGAAGACGCAAAGGATTGGATTTATAAAGGAGAAGGAGCTGCCAATGTTGTCCTGAGCTATCGtggttcttctctcttcttg CTTGGAAAAGTATTACGGATACAGAAGGTTCCAAAAGGCTCAACCCACTCTGTGAATGGATGTGCAGTCCTATCTGGGCATGAAAAACTTCTTTGGGGTGATGTTGAAGAACTTGTAGAATCCAAATCAAGAGATATTGCTATGCAAAATTATATCAAGTATGTGATGAGTCATATGTTAGGCCCCAAGTATATAGATGACATG ATTCGTGTCACTGTGTGTAGGGAATTTTTGGAGTCCATTAAAAAGAATGTCCATGATCAGCGTCCTGCCTGGCGAATTGATGCTGCTGAAGTTGATGCCTTATGTGATTCTGCATTTCTTATTTCTGACCATTCACTTTTCACTG GTACTCCTAGAGTGGAGTTGTGTGTTGCAGTAGAAATAAAG CCAAAGTGTGGATTTCTCCCATCTTCGGAATTCATAACCAAGGCAAATGCTATTAAGAAGTCTGTAACACGATTTAGGATGCATCAGTTTCTGAAACTTCATCAGGGAGAG ATATCAAAGGTAAGTGAATATAACCCACTTGATCTGTTCTCTGGATCAAAAGACAGAATATATCAGGCCATGACAGCACTATTTGCAACGCCTCAGAACAACTTCCGTATATTCTTGAATGGCTCTCTCATTTTTGGGGGCTTGGGAGGTGGCATGGACAGTTCAGCTGTTCGGTCTCATGAAACAAACACGGCTATCGAAGATCTGATCAAGGTCAGTGGCCTACAGTTACCAAGCTTCCTTGAACTCGTTTCAGAGACGATTTTTAGTTCTGGAGTACTAGATCAGCTTCTAGCAACTCAAAAGCTTGATGTTCTTGACATAGAAGGTGCTATTCATGCTTACTACAACATTATATCTCAGCCTTGCATGGTGTGCAAAAATTCAGGTGATCCAGAACTCTTGGATCAGTATTCCTCGCTACATTCTCTTCCTCTTGAGAAAAGGCTGAAAATCGTAAGAGATTATCTAATAGCTTCTACAGCAAAGGATTGTAGTCTGATGATCAGCTTTAGACCTGTAGACAGCGGAAGTACAGGATCTGGTTATAATTCCATATTTCTTGAATCATCTAATCAAAGCTTTGAATACAAG GCACGCTTCATTGACCTGGATATGAAACCTCTGGAGAAAATGGTTCATTACTATGAGTTAGATCAGAAGATTGTGAACTTCTATATGAAGAGTGATGACCCGGGAGGAACTCCATACGATTCAACAACTCGAGGTACCAAGGTCAGGAAGATTCAATATCATCAATGA
- the LOC103711547 gene encoding inositol-pentakisphosphate 2-kinase IPK1 isoform X2, with amino-acid sequence MAMVLGAEDAKDWIYKGEGAANVVLSYRGSSLFLLGKVLRIQKVPKGSTHSVNGCAVLSGHEKLLWGDVEELVESKSRDIAMQNYIKEFLESIKKNVHDQRPAWRIDAAEVDALCDSAFLISDHSLFTGTPRVELCVAVEIKPKCGFLPSSEFITKANAIKKSVTRFRMHQFLKLHQGEISKVSEYNPLDLFSGSKDRIYQAMTALFATPQNNFRIFLNGSLIFGGLGGGMDSSAVRSHETNTAIEDLIKVSGLQLPSFLELVSETIFSSGVLDQLLATQKLDVLDIEGAIHAYYNIISQPCMVCKNSGDPELLDQYSSLHSLPLEKRLKIVRDYLIASTAKDCSLMISFRPVDSGSTGSGYNSIFLESSNQSFEYKARFIDLDMKPLEKMVHYYELDQKIVNFYMKSDDPGGTPYDSTTRGTKVRKIQYHQ; translated from the exons ATGGCAATGGTATTAGGAGCTGAAGACGCAAAGGATTGGATTTATAAAGGAGAAGGAGCTGCCAATGTTGTCCTGAGCTATCGtggttcttctctcttcttg CTTGGAAAAGTATTACGGATACAGAAGGTTCCAAAAGGCTCAACCCACTCTGTGAATGGATGTGCAGTCCTATCTGGGCATGAAAAACTTCTTTGGGGTGATGTTGAAGAACTTGTAGAATCCAAATCAAGAGATATTGCTATGCAAAATTATATCAA GGAATTTTTGGAGTCCATTAAAAAGAATGTCCATGATCAGCGTCCTGCCTGGCGAATTGATGCTGCTGAAGTTGATGCCTTATGTGATTCTGCATTTCTTATTTCTGACCATTCACTTTTCACTG GTACTCCTAGAGTGGAGTTGTGTGTTGCAGTAGAAATAAAG CCAAAGTGTGGATTTCTCCCATCTTCGGAATTCATAACCAAGGCAAATGCTATTAAGAAGTCTGTAACACGATTTAGGATGCATCAGTTTCTGAAACTTCATCAGGGAGAG ATATCAAAGGTAAGTGAATATAACCCACTTGATCTGTTCTCTGGATCAAAAGACAGAATATATCAGGCCATGACAGCACTATTTGCAACGCCTCAGAACAACTTCCGTATATTCTTGAATGGCTCTCTCATTTTTGGGGGCTTGGGAGGTGGCATGGACAGTTCAGCTGTTCGGTCTCATGAAACAAACACGGCTATCGAAGATCTGATCAAGGTCAGTGGCCTACAGTTACCAAGCTTCCTTGAACTCGTTTCAGAGACGATTTTTAGTTCTGGAGTACTAGATCAGCTTCTAGCAACTCAAAAGCTTGATGTTCTTGACATAGAAGGTGCTATTCATGCTTACTACAACATTATATCTCAGCCTTGCATGGTGTGCAAAAATTCAGGTGATCCAGAACTCTTGGATCAGTATTCCTCGCTACATTCTCTTCCTCTTGAGAAAAGGCTGAAAATCGTAAGAGATTATCTAATAGCTTCTACAGCAAAGGATTGTAGTCTGATGATCAGCTTTAGACCTGTAGACAGCGGAAGTACAGGATCTGGTTATAATTCCATATTTCTTGAATCATCTAATCAAAGCTTTGAATACAAG GCACGCTTCATTGACCTGGATATGAAACCTCTGGAGAAAATGGTTCATTACTATGAGTTAGATCAGAAGATTGTGAACTTCTATATGAAGAGTGATGACCCGGGAGGAACTCCATACGATTCAACAACTCGAGGTACCAAGGTCAGGAAGATTCAATATCATCAATGA